The sequence GTGCACGCCGGTGACCGGCAGCGGCGTGGTCCGGGCGAGCTCGGCGGCCCGGCCGGCGACCGCCTCGAACAGCGACGCCTCGGCCGGGCTCCAGCCGATCTCGGCCCGGTAGCGGTCGACCACGCCGCCCACGTGGCGGACCACGCCCTCGGCGTCGAGCACGACCCGCTCCACGCGGGTCGCCTGCTGGAAGGCGGACAGCCAGCTCCCGGCGGCCGCGAAGTCGGCCTCGACCCGGGCCGGGTCGGCGGTGTGCCCGGGGGTGTGGTAGGCGGCGCTCATCGGCACGCCGGCCATGGGCGCCTGCACGAACACGAGCCGGCCACGCACCCGCTCGAGGGCGAGCGGCTCGGGGAGCCGGCCGAGCGCGCCGTCGACCTCGCCCGGGGGCCGGAGCGCCCGCAGGGCATCGTGCTCGGCCCGCACGCAGCGCTCGGCCCGCTCGGCCCTGGCCACCTTGGCCACGGCCGCGGGCGCGCCCGCGGTGTCGAAGAAGATCACCGTCACCTTGGCCGACGGGCTCCGGTCGATCCCGGCCACCAGCGCGCCGGCCAGGGGCGGCCGTCCCGGCCGGAGCGTCGCCCAACGCTCCGCCAGGAACTCCTTGATCGCGTCGATCATGCCGACAGCTCGACCGCCGGCTCGGGGTCGGTGAGGTCCAGGTCCGCCGTGGAGGCGGGCGCGGCGGCCCGGGTGAGGTCGACGGTGGGCGCCGGGGCGGGCAGGCCGAGCAGGCGGCAGTAGGCCTGGTCGATCAGGTTGCACATCCGCTCGGGCGCGAACACCGCGAGCACGCCGGCCCGGCCCCGCGCGCCCATGCGGCGCCCCTCCTCGGGGTGGTCGAGCAGCCAGCCCACGCTCTCGGCGAGCGCGTCCGGGTCGCGCGGCGGCGCGAGCAGGCCGGTCGCGCCCGGCACGACCAGGTCGGGCACCCCGTTCACGGCGGTGGCGACCACCGGCCGGCCCGAGGCCAGCGCCTCGGTGAGCGCCCGCCCCAGCCCCTCGTACAGCGAGGAGATCACGAACACGTCGAAGCTCGCGCCGATGCGGGGGGCGTCGGACCGGTAGCCGGTGAGCAGCACCTCCACCCCGAGCCGGGCCGCCTCGGCCCGGACCGCGTCCTCGAGCGGTCCAGCGCCCACCATGACGAAGCGGGCGTCCGGGTGCCGGCGGGCCACCGCGGCGGCCATGCGCACGAAGTCCAGGGGGGACTTCTGCTGGTCGATGCGGCCGACCGTGCCGACGACCGGCACGGACGCCGGGATGCCGAGCTCGGCCCGCACAACCGGGTCGGGTCGGGACGGGATCTGGTCCAGCTCGACCGCTGACGGCGCCACGCCGACCCGGGCCGGACCGGCCAGCCGCGTCTCCACCGCCTCGCGGGCGACCCTGGGCGACACCGCTAGGAACCCGTCGGTCATGGGCCGCACCATGCGCTCGAGCGCCAGGTAGGCGCGCCGCCGCAGCGGGCTCATGAAGTCGTGGAAGCTGAAGCCGTGGAAGGTGTGGACGATCACCGGGACCCGGCAGAGCCAGGCCGCGAGCCGCCCCAGGAACCCGCCCTTGGCCGAGTGGGTGTGGACCACGGTGAAGCGCTCGGCCCGGATCAGCCGGACGAGCTGGGCCAGGACGTAGAGGTCGTCGACCGGGGAGAGGGTCTCGGAGAAGCGGCGCACCTGCACGGTACGCACGCCGGCCGCCTCGGCCCGGGCCCAGAGCGGACCGCCGGGGCAGCCGGCCACCCAGACCTCGTAGCGGTCGGGATCCATGCCGGTGGCCGACAGCAGGGTGTTGCCGCCCGCCCCGGCCCAGAACCGGGTGATGACGTGCAGGACCTTCACCTTGGCCGGCGCGGGCTGCGGAGGCAGCGCGGCCGGGGCGACCACGGGCTCCGTCGGGATGGGCCAGGCGCTCAACTGACTGCTCCTTGTCGTCGACGTTCGCGGGACGGGCGCGCCGGGGCGGGTCAGACGCGCGCGGGCGCGCTGTCCAGCAGCTCGGCCAGGCTCGCGCCGGGCGTGCGGGCCAGGACGACCTCGACGCAGGGCAGGCGGCCGGCCAGGCCGGCCGCCACCCGCTCGACCGGCGGGTGGGCCGGTCCGAGCCCGGTGGCCGCGGCCAGCAGGGCCGCGTAGGACCAGTAGCGGCGCAGCTCGCCGGCGATGTAGGTGCCGGCGACGAGCGCGCGGGCGGCCGCCTCCGGGGTGCAGGGGCGCACGGCCGGGGCGTCGCCCTGGCCGCGGCGCAGGACCACGACGCGGTCTGGCCGCAGCTCGGGGACCCGGTTGGGCATGGGCCCCTCGCCCCGGCCGTGCGGCATGCGCCGACCTCCCAGGCCGTCGGCGCGCATGGGCTCCACCAGCCCCCAGACCGTGACCCCGTCCGACACCGAGAGGTTGTCGGAGGTGGCCACCCCGCCGTTGGCCAGCTCGCGGCCGAGCAGGGTGGTCTTGCCCACCCCGCCCGGCCCGGCCAGGAGCGGCGTTGCCGGGCCGGCGGTGCAGGCCGGCGCGTGCAGCGGCGCCCGCCCGTGCACGCCCGCCCACCACAGGGCCGGGTACTGCAGGAGCACCGCGCGGGCGAGCAGGTGGAAGCGCGAGCGCAGGGCCTGGTGGAGCAGGAGTGCGCGGGGCGACGGCCGCCAGCGCAGGGTGAACGCCGCCTCCTCCGGGCTCGCCCGAAGGTGCAGGTCGAAGCCTGACCCACAGATGTCGGTGGCGAGCAGCTCCCCGTCGCGGGCGAACGCGCCCCGGGTGAGCACCGCCCAGCCCCGGGTGCCGAACGCCTCCCGCCCGTCCTCGACGGCGACGGTGAGCGTCCCGGCGCCGCCCCCGGCCCCCGCCGCGCCGGGCCCGGGCCCCGCCGCGCCGGGCCCGGGCCCCGCCGCGCCGGACCCGGCGACATCGGCTGCCGCGCCATCCCCGACCAGGCCGGACCCGGCGACACCGGTTGCCGCGCCATCGCCGCCCGGGCCGGTGGGCGGAGCC is a genomic window of Actinomycetes bacterium containing:
- a CDS encoding glycosyltransferase family 4 protein gives rise to the protein MSAWPIPTEPVVAPAALPPQPAPAKVKVLHVITRFWAGAGGNTLLSATGMDPDRYEVWVAGCPGGPLWARAEAAGVRTVQVRRFSETLSPVDDLYVLAQLVRLIRAERFTVVHTHSAKGGFLGRLAAWLCRVPVIVHTFHGFSFHDFMSPLRRRAYLALERMVRPMTDGFLAVSPRVAREAVETRLAGPARVGVAPSAVELDQIPSRPDPVVRAELGIPASVPVVGTVGRIDQQKSPLDFVRMAAAVARRHPDARFVMVGAGPLEDAVRAEAARLGVEVLLTGYRSDAPRIGASFDVFVISSLYEGLGRALTEALASGRPVVATAVNGVPDLVVPGATGLLAPPRDPDALAESVGWLLDHPEEGRRMGARGRAGVLAVFAPERMCNLIDQAYCRLLGLPAPAPTVDLTRAAAPASTADLDLTDPEPAVELSA
- a CDS encoding aminoglycoside phosphotransferase family protein, with amino-acid sequence MIDAIKEFLAERWATLRPGRPPLAGALVAGIDRSPSAKVTVIFFDTAGAPAAVAKVARAERAERCVRAEHDALRALRPPGEVDGALGRLPEPLALERVRGRLVFVQAPMAGVPMSAAYHTPGHTADPARVEADFAAAGSWLSAFQQATRVERVVLDAEGVVRHVGGVVDRYRAEIGWSPAEASLFEAVAGRAAELARTTPLPVTGVHGDFWMGNLLVDGGEVLGVIDWERGQAAGLPFGDVYKFPTSYGFYLDRAYPGAAGRVPGHPDRRDHERRWRRYGDWANLPGFGYTWFGRGWFPELVRRHVDQALERLGVPAAANAVFFPLFLADQATALDDPAFRAGYRSLLLAFLTERSSTWLWQASAA